A window of Solanum stenotomum isolate F172 chromosome 9, ASM1918654v1, whole genome shotgun sequence genomic DNA:
GAAAGCTAGTACAAAATGTAAAAATCAGATTGGAATTTTCGATTTCTATACTGAAAAGGCGTCAGAAAATACTATCTTAATTTCAAATTCGAATTATATCATGGGAATTAGGGATTCATGAGAAACAGTGAGGGATTAGGGTTTTTGTTTCATGAGAAAGAAAACTTACAATTTCAAGCCCAGTGGAGATCCTGAAGGTGTTCGGAGAAGCAAAGAATTCACGGTGGAAAGGTTTACTCCGGCGACATTTGAAATTGGCGGGCGAAAAAGGGGAATTAGGGTCCGAATTTCAAATTGGGTTTGAGTGTTCAAAATCTGATGCAAATTTTTATTACATCCATATATTATCCATTTAACTGATAACCGTTCGTAAGTTTGGAAAAATTGACCAAAACCGTCCTTCTGTtaactttttcttctattttaacGGAGTTTACTGTGTCatgcaatttatttttaaagccTTCCTACTTTGTGCTGTTGGTTATGTTGTGGATATTTTTTTGTATGCTTGTCTTTTGTAGGGACAAAGGACAAGTATAGCCcgaaactatcgtaaatggtatgcagatattctttgtcatactttttaaatattgGTGTTCCTACCGTCCAAAAATTAGAGTATATATACCCTTCACTCTAACgaaagactaaatagggacattTGTgtgcaatcttatccgtcggATCGGTGGATAAGATAATGACACGTGTATGTTTGTTAGTATGAAggatatatatgctctagttttggACGGCAGAAGCAcaaatataccaaaaatatgacgaaaaatatttgcatatcatttacgatagttcgaggatatatttgtcctttttccctctCTTGTACTCCTGGATAGTGAAAACTTTCTTCTAggctaaataattttttgctcCCTTTTGTAGGCaagttgtataatttttttaaagaaaggaGAGAAATTAGGATGGGATTAAACTTGTACAAGCAAAGTGCTGAAAATGAAAGATGCCAATTGAATGCATGTCAGTTGTGtgtcaatttatttatttcttcttcaattataAACTCTCgtacgtaattttcaaatatctaaagatagaattattgaaaatacccttaaacttgacgtgaattattagtttcatctccAAACTATTGACAGTCTTAAAAACATCGTTGCAGTTGACTAACTGTAAACACACCCTTGATCTTGTAGGAATTCCATAAACACCCTCGACTATAGAAATTCCATACACCCTCAACTAGAAGCAGGAATGTTGATGAAGAGATACATGTTCCTCTTctatatagtaataattttcaaataaataaaaagactgaaaaaagagaaataaattaaaacggagaaagaataaaaatttcataaatatccTCAACTAGAAACAAGCACATCAACAAAGAAGTGTCTTGCTCCTAGAGTCTTCtatatagtaataaataagataaacaaatttAAAGTGAAGAAAGTatagaaatttcataaatactCTTGGCCAGAAGCAAACACGTGAATGAAGAGGTGCTTACTTAGGTAGCGGCTCCTAGAATCTTCTATATAgcagtaattttcaaatatacaaaatactaaaaaaaacaacatgaacaaattaaaatgaaaaagtatagaaattacataaatatcCTTGACTAGAAGCAGACACATCGACGGAGAGGTCCTTGCGCATCAAATGTGGTTGAAAAAGTTGACGCATGCACGGCATTTCCAATCTTacttaaaacttaaaattttgctcaCAAATTAGTGTATAATGAGATTTTCTCatatatataactttataaattttatataaaatccatattgatttctatttattttttaattattcaaaaatgtTATTAATCTCCAAACAACTTGAATAAACATGCTCTAAGTCAACTTTAATGTACAAGGACGGTGGAGTCGACAATGTAGTTCATGTCCGAAGATGTGTTCACGGAGGAAATGTAGGCAGGAATCTAGGTTACTTGAAAAACATGTTAGTGTTCTACGtatccgtttcaatttatgcgacacatatattattttagtccattaaaaagaatgaaatacttttaaatttaaaaacgaTTAACTTTACTCATTTATCCTTAATTGAAAACTTTTATAATCATGACATGGTTAATTCTACGagtttcaaaagttttataATCATGACATGGTTAATTCTACGAGTTTCAAAAGTTATATAGCTACACAAATGACATGACGTGTTTAAACAAATTCAAAagtatcatttctttctttcgtTCAAGCTAGACTAGTTTTCCGGTTTCCCAAACAAGTCATTATAACCAGAACACATAACGGATAACTGCATAAaccaacaataacaacaatatatcCCGTGAGGCAGAGAAggatagagtgtacgcagaccttcaGTATTGTGTTTATAAGGCAACTTGTAAATgtataatgaaaaatatttcacgACTCTCTTAAGTCATGTGATTTTGCTTCCAGATCTGCAAGAGAAATTGTCAACTGCCTTTATTATAAAGGATTGCAAGCCCAAAGCATTGACTAAAGGTTACAAATTACTTTTTTAACTGCAATTAAGATTGAATGAACCAGAAGCTACAAAACTAGTAGTAGTATTTTACTGGCAAATTGcagaaaatataatatgaacTAAAAGAAGAATTGAAAAGAATCCCCTTGGATTACTCTATAAGAGGCCAAGGGAGATGACAAACTAGGGCATATTGAGCTTCATCCAGCTTGCACGGAGAAAATGAGTAACCTAAAAAACAAGTGGTTTTTCGCCATTGTGATACTCTTCCTAGCTGGTCTAACGGAGATCAATGGAGGAGAGCTCATAACATGCACCAATAAGAAAAGCAAATGCTTTCTGAAACCACTGTATTGCCCTGCAGAATGCCCATCAAAATCTCCAAGTGACCCGAAGGCTAAAGTTTGCTATGTCAACTGTAATTCCCCGGTGTGCAAGCCTGAGTGCAGAAGTAAGAGATTCTCTATGTTCTTAAACATTTTCTGTTTCATGTTATATTCACATATGTTTGAACTTCGACTTTCTTGTGCTAGACCTTAAGCACGCAAACACAAAAGTATTGTACACACTTTCCTAAAACGATTGGGCTAAAAAAAAGTCTCCAAAAATGTTTCCAAAAAAACATGTTCATTTGAAACAAATTGAAGGATGATCATGATACTTCCCAAAAATCTAAAATTCTTGATCAATGATACTTACAGACAGGAAGGCGAATTGCAATCAACCCGGAGCAGCATGCTTGGATCCTCGCTTCATTGGTGGAGATGGAATTGTGTTTTACTTCCATGGCAAGAGCAATGAGCATTTCAGCTTAGTTTCAGATCTTAATCTCCAGATTAATGCCCGTTTCATTGGCTTGCGACCTGCTGGTAGACCCCGAGACTACACATGGATTCAAGCTCTTGGAATACTCTTTGACATGCATGCTTTCTCAGTGGAGGCTACCAAGGCAGAGTCTTGGGACGACGAAGTTGATCATCTGAAATTCTATTATGACGGAAAAGAGTTAGGCTTACCAGAAGGCTATCCATCTATATGGGAATCTTCTGAAAGCGGCATCAAGGTAGAAAGAACTGCGAGCAAGAACGGTGCTTTTATCACACTACCAGAAGTGGCAGAAATTTCAGTAAATGTAGTACCTATTACCAAGGAAGATGA
This region includes:
- the LOC125875745 gene encoding uncharacterized protein LOC125875745, with amino-acid sequence MSNLKNKWFFAIVILFLAGLTEINGGELITCTNKKSKCFLKPLYCPAECPSKSPSDPKAKVCYVNCNSPVCKPECRNRKANCNQPGAACLDPRFIGGDGIVFYFHGKSNEHFSLVSDLNLQINARFIGLRPAGRPRDYTWIQALGILFDMHAFSVEATKAESWDDEVDHLKFYYDGKELGLPEGYPSIWESSESGIKVERTASKNGAFITLPEVAEISVNVVPITKEDDRIHNYQLPSDDCFAHLDVQFRFYGLSTKVEGILGRTYQLDFKNPAKPGVAVPVVGGEKKYRTSTLLSSKCNSCIFSPAGVLKESDPLVMDYGTLDCTAGSSGGHGIVCRK